The Akkermansia sp. N21116 genome includes a region encoding these proteins:
- a CDS encoding farnesyl diphosphate synthase, with translation MNLKEYIAHCNTMVERELDRLLPPEETVPSTIHQAMRYSIFAGGKRLRPVLCMAAAQTCGGREEDALLPACVVETLHTYSLIHDDLPGMDNDDLRRGKPTCHKVFGEGIAILAGDALLTEAFAMLSRVEPTERYSVKDFIVELASTGGSVKLIGGQVLDLEGEHKKLTEPELRAIHEGKTAALLTTALRFGAMTANATPEQLASLTTFGYNLGLAFQVVDDILDVTATTEELGKTAGKDANAEKSTYPALLGLEGARKEADRLTQAAMDALSMFPESRKERLVQLADYLLNRKN, from the coding sequence ATGAATCTCAAGGAATACATCGCACACTGCAACACAATGGTCGAACGAGAACTGGACCGCCTCCTCCCTCCGGAAGAGACGGTACCCTCTACCATTCACCAAGCTATGCGGTACAGTATTTTTGCCGGGGGAAAACGGCTCCGTCCCGTCCTCTGCATGGCAGCTGCCCAAACGTGCGGAGGCAGGGAAGAAGATGCCCTCCTTCCCGCCTGTGTCGTAGAAACCCTGCATACGTATTCCCTGATTCATGATGATCTGCCCGGCATGGATAACGACGACCTGCGGCGCGGCAAACCCACCTGCCACAAAGTCTTCGGCGAAGGAATAGCCATCCTGGCCGGAGACGCTCTGCTGACAGAGGCTTTCGCCATGCTCTCCAGGGTCGAGCCGACGGAAAGATATTCCGTCAAGGACTTCATCGTCGAACTTGCCTCCACCGGAGGCAGCGTCAAATTGATCGGCGGCCAGGTTCTCGACCTCGAAGGGGAACACAAAAAGCTCACCGAACCTGAACTTCGTGCCATTCACGAAGGAAAAACAGCTGCCCTGCTCACCACAGCGCTCCGCTTCGGAGCCATGACGGCCAACGCAACCCCGGAACAACTTGCGAGCCTCACCACATTCGGTTATAATCTGGGGTTGGCCTTTCAAGTCGTCGACGACATTCTGGACGTCACCGCCACCACTGAAGAACTCGGTAAAACCGCCGGCAAAGACGCCAATGCGGAAAAATCCACCTACCCCGCCCTCCTCGGCCTGGAGGGCGCCCGGAAGGAAGCCGATCGCCTTACTCAGGCTGCCATGGATGCTTTGTCCATGTTCCCGGAATCCCGGAAAGAACGCCTCGTCCAGCTGGCGGATTACCTCCTCAACCGTAAGAATTAA
- the nadC gene encoding carboxylating nicotinate-nucleotide diphosphorylase → MVSNNVDQLIKLALEEDFGTGDVTSQYFVPETLTAKAILTPRKKGVLSGVEVAAQVFRTVDPTLKVEVYLHDGEAVAPGAVVMLIEGKAQSILGAERTALNFIQRLSGVATLTRKYVKQVSHTSARILDTRKTTPGYRLLEKAAVVHGGGTNHRLGLYDRAMVKDNHLMTDGNLEHLQKCINTLRAEKPGVEIQLEADRLDQLEAFLKLDGVDHILLDNMSPDMLRQAVAMRGDSSTPLLEASGGVTMETVAAIAESGVDFISVGYITHSAPSLDLGLDFAVQA, encoded by the coding sequence ATGGTCTCCAATAACGTTGATCAACTCATTAAACTCGCCCTGGAAGAAGATTTCGGCACAGGCGACGTCACGTCCCAGTATTTCGTCCCGGAAACCCTCACAGCCAAAGCCATCCTCACTCCCCGGAAAAAAGGAGTCCTCTCCGGCGTAGAAGTAGCCGCCCAAGTCTTCCGTACCGTAGACCCCACGCTGAAAGTAGAAGTGTATCTGCACGATGGAGAAGCCGTAGCTCCGGGGGCCGTCGTCATGTTGATCGAGGGGAAAGCGCAGTCCATTCTCGGAGCCGAACGCACAGCACTCAATTTCATCCAGCGCCTGTCCGGCGTCGCCACCCTGACGCGCAAATACGTCAAGCAAGTATCCCACACCAGCGCACGCATCCTCGACACACGCAAAACAACCCCCGGATACCGTCTGCTCGAAAAAGCGGCCGTCGTTCACGGAGGAGGTACCAATCACCGCCTCGGACTCTATGACCGTGCCATGGTCAAGGACAACCATCTCATGACGGATGGCAATCTGGAACACCTCCAGAAATGCATCAATACGCTCCGAGCCGAAAAACCAGGCGTGGAAATCCAGCTTGAAGCCGACCGACTCGACCAACTCGAAGCTTTTCTCAAGCTCGACGGAGTCGATCACATTCTGCTCGATAACATGTCCCCCGACATGCTCCGCCAAGCCGTTGCCATGCGCGGAGATTCCTCCACTCCTCTGCTGGAAGCCAGCGGCGGAGTCACGATGGAAACCGTCGCCGCTATCGCGGAATCAGGCGTTGATTTCATCTCCGTGGGCTATATCACCCACTCTGCGCCCTCCCTGGACCTCGGACTCGACTTCGCCGTACAAGCCTGA
- the pdxH gene encoding pyridoxamine 5'-phosphate oxidase — protein MDLSSFRKEYLKDTLHRKDLHANPVEQFQIWFNQALEANIPEPNAMSVATVNAQGHPSLRTVLLKYFSEEGFVFFTNYESRKAHDISENANVCIMFPWVVLERQIIIYGKAEKVSRAESLRYFMKRPKDSQLGAWVSHQSSVISGRKLLEMKLMELKRKFADGEVPIPSFWGGFRIVPSQVEFWQGGPGRVHDRFMYTRREDNSWTIERLQP, from the coding sequence ATGGATTTATCAAGCTTCAGAAAAGAATACCTCAAAGATACCCTCCACCGCAAGGATCTCCATGCCAATCCGGTCGAGCAATTCCAGATCTGGTTCAATCAGGCGCTGGAGGCCAACATTCCCGAGCCCAACGCCATGAGCGTCGCCACGGTCAACGCACAGGGGCATCCCTCTCTGCGTACTGTCCTGCTCAAGTACTTCAGTGAGGAAGGCTTTGTTTTCTTCACTAACTACGAAAGCCGCAAGGCACACGACATCAGCGAAAACGCGAATGTCTGCATCATGTTTCCCTGGGTTGTCCTCGAACGCCAGATCATCATCTACGGCAAAGCGGAAAAAGTCTCCCGGGCAGAATCCCTGCGCTACTTCATGAAGCGCCCTAAAGATTCCCAGCTGGGAGCATGGGTCTCGCATCAGAGTTCAGTCATTTCCGGCAGGAAGCTTCTGGAAATGAAACTCATGGAGTTGAAACGGAAATTTGCCGACGGAGAGGTTCCCATTCCTTCTTTCTGGGGAGGTTTCCGGATCGTCCCGTCACAAGTCGAATTCTGGCAGGGCGGCCCCGGACGCGTCCATGACCGTTTCATGTACACCCGCCGGGAAGATAATTCCTGGACTATCGAACGTCTCCAGCCATGA
- a CDS encoding D-hexose-6-phosphate mutarotase has product MIAERTTASGLRFLDISTADCTASLCIQGAHLTSWKPAGQEHDCLFLSPDTQLEPGKAIRGGIPICWPWFGKRPGAPSHGIARISEWTLDNVSETEEGVHISLRLLPAEEGMPVAFLRIGLGKTLTMSLKTTARHHAHDLTEAFHNYFLLGDVRQSRITGLGDAPYEEFAGQAAHHAKIPLPLTLHSAIDRVYSVDESLQELILEDHALCRQIRITRQGASSVVIWNPWEEGTRSINDLPSGSWQHFLCVETANALENIIRLEPGHTHIITQTISVESL; this is encoded by the coding sequence ATGATCGCCGAACGGACAACTGCCAGCGGACTGCGCTTCCTTGACATCTCTACAGCAGACTGCACTGCCAGCCTGTGCATCCAGGGAGCCCATCTGACCTCATGGAAACCCGCCGGACAGGAACACGACTGTCTCTTCCTTAGCCCGGATACACAGCTGGAACCGGGCAAGGCCATCCGCGGAGGCATTCCCATCTGCTGGCCATGGTTCGGTAAACGTCCCGGGGCTCCTTCTCACGGTATCGCCAGGATTTCGGAGTGGACGCTTGATAACGTCTCTGAAACCGAAGAAGGAGTCCACATATCCCTCCGTCTTCTCCCCGCCGAAGAAGGAATGCCCGTCGCCTTCCTGCGCATCGGTCTTGGGAAAACCCTCACCATGTCTCTCAAGACAACGGCGAGACACCACGCCCACGATCTTACGGAAGCCTTCCACAACTACTTTCTTCTCGGCGATGTCCGCCAAAGCCGCATCACCGGCCTGGGAGATGCTCCTTACGAGGAATTTGCAGGACAAGCCGCCCACCACGCCAAAATCCCTCTTCCTCTTACACTGCATTCCGCCATCGACCGGGTCTATAGCGTGGACGAATCGCTTCAGGAACTCATTCTGGAAGATCACGCCCTGTGCCGCCAGATCCGCATCACCCGGCAGGGAGCCTCATCCGTAGTCATCTGGAACCCCTGGGAAGAAGGAACCCGTTCCATCAACGACCTACCCTCCGGCTCATGGCAGCATTTCCTCTGCGTAGAAACAGCGAATGCCTTGGAGAACATCATTCGCCTGGAACCCGGGCACACCCACATTATCACTCAGACCATCAGCGTAGAATCTCTGTAA
- the folP gene encoding dihydropteroate synthase: MNPTPVQDGFFAGMVRKKLIMEGILGQNTPVMIVKNMIWQTGRKTLDVGAGGILMGILNVTPDSFSDGGAHMSCEQATVHAMRMIEDGAAIIDIGGESTRPGSENVDEEVEMARVLPVVRAVRAVCGDVLISVDTRKTVVARAVLEAGADIINDIEGMQAPGMAELCAETGCGVVVMHMKGEPKTMQDAPEYDCVVTEVRDFFSERYAALMCAGVREEQICWDPGIGFGKTLEHNLELIARLEELRVAERPILLALSRKRMISTILGELERGRQPYGTAALTMYGDRHGAQIHRVHDVRECADCLKLLRAVEAYEA; the protein is encoded by the coding sequence ATGAATCCTACTCCTGTACAGGATGGATTTTTTGCTGGCATGGTACGGAAAAAGCTCATCATGGAGGGGATTTTGGGGCAGAATACTCCCGTCATGATAGTGAAGAACATGATTTGGCAGACTGGAAGAAAAACTCTGGATGTCGGTGCCGGAGGAATATTGATGGGGATTTTGAACGTGACTCCCGATTCCTTTTCCGATGGAGGTGCCCACATGTCCTGTGAACAGGCTACGGTTCATGCCATGCGGATGATAGAGGATGGGGCGGCGATTATTGATATTGGCGGAGAGTCGACGCGTCCGGGATCCGAGAATGTGGACGAAGAGGTGGAGATGGCCCGCGTTTTACCCGTGGTTCGCGCTGTGAGGGCGGTATGCGGGGATGTGCTGATTTCCGTCGATACCCGTAAGACGGTTGTTGCCCGTGCCGTATTGGAAGCGGGGGCGGATATTATCAATGATATAGAAGGAATGCAGGCTCCTGGGATGGCTGAACTGTGTGCAGAGACAGGCTGCGGTGTGGTGGTGATGCATATGAAGGGAGAACCGAAGACGATGCAGGATGCTCCGGAATATGACTGTGTTGTTACTGAAGTCAGAGATTTCTTTTCAGAACGCTATGCTGCATTGATGTGTGCGGGGGTCAGGGAGGAGCAAATTTGCTGGGATCCCGGTATTGGCTTTGGCAAAACGCTGGAACATAATCTTGAATTGATTGCCCGCCTTGAGGAATTGCGTGTCGCAGAACGCCCGATTCTTCTGGCTCTTTCCCGCAAGCGGATGATTAGTACCATCCTTGGAGAGCTGGAGCGGGGTCGCCAGCCCTATGGAACGGCTGCCCTGACGATGTACGGCGACAGACACGGAGCCCAGATCCATCGCGTCCATGACGTGCGGGAATGTGCGGATTGCTTAAAGCTTCTGCGCGCGGTGGAAGCCTATGAAGCGTGA
- a CDS encoding exosortase system-associated protein, TIGR04073 family — protein MKRAIYTLLFAAGLLGTAMADIQAPPAAEYTPSRKLGRALSNLLYSAEEIPVQMIRWNSEDGNYAGFSVGLVDGTSRMLQRMGYGLYELVTFWAPTYKCTYKPPYQGFCGQSGLREYNPNGGMSEFPAELGFQSYYRYSRTQLD, from the coding sequence ATGAAACGCGCCATTTATACTCTTCTATTTGCTGCCGGCCTGTTGGGCACAGCCATGGCAGATATTCAGGCTCCTCCTGCTGCCGAGTACACTCCTTCTCGCAAGTTGGGACGTGCTCTGAGCAATCTCCTTTACTCTGCTGAAGAAATCCCGGTCCAGATGATTCGCTGGAACTCCGAGGATGGCAACTATGCCGGGTTCTCCGTCGGCCTCGTTGACGGTACCTCCCGCATGCTTCAGAGAATGGGATACGGCCTGTACGAACTCGTAACCTTCTGGGCTCCGACCTACAAGTGCACCTACAAGCCCCCGTATCAGGGCTTCTGCGGCCAGAGCGGCCTTCGCGAATACAATCCCAACGGTGGTATGAGCGAATTTCCGGCTGAGTTGGGCTTCCAGAGCTACTACCGTTATTCTCGTACCCAGCTCGACTAA
- a CDS encoding NAD(P)H-dependent glycerol-3-phosphate dehydrogenase, with protein MKELQKIAIVGAGSWGTALSMVAAESGRDVVLWTQDKTQAELLASTRRNPFLLDAAPLLAENIMPTSDLNQVLDADLVLIVVPSVAMRSVASTLQNAELRPDAILVSCTKGIEQGTHCRMTQILKEYLPSNKIGALSGPNHAEDICMGLPSATLIGFEEQDYADRVQRALSTGKFRVYTSNDVTSMELGGTIKNVFAIGAGLCVGLKIGDNALAALVTRGLAEMTRIGSLYGGNKETFMGLSGMGDLVVTCYSSHSRNQRVGQSLARGISLQETLDSLKMVAEGVPNTRSIYEMAREVGARTPLIDAVYSVLYEGKAPLSALNELMNRDPRPEHD; from the coding sequence ATGAAAGAATTACAAAAAATTGCCATTGTCGGCGCAGGCTCTTGGGGAACAGCGTTGTCCATGGTCGCAGCCGAATCAGGCAGAGATGTCGTGTTGTGGACACAGGATAAAACCCAGGCCGAGCTCCTCGCTTCCACTCGACGAAATCCTTTTTTATTGGACGCGGCCCCGCTTTTGGCGGAAAATATCATGCCGACATCCGATTTAAACCAAGTGCTGGATGCTGACTTAGTATTGATTGTCGTGCCGTCCGTAGCGATGCGTTCCGTGGCCAGCACATTGCAGAATGCCGAACTGCGGCCGGACGCTATCCTCGTTTCCTGTACGAAGGGAATCGAACAGGGTACGCATTGCCGAATGACCCAGATTTTGAAGGAATACCTTCCCTCCAATAAGATCGGTGCGCTTTCCGGTCCCAATCATGCAGAGGATATTTGCATGGGGTTGCCATCGGCTACCCTGATCGGGTTCGAGGAGCAGGATTATGCCGATCGTGTCCAGAGAGCTTTGTCAACGGGCAAGTTCCGTGTGTACACATCCAATGATGTGACCAGTATGGAACTGGGAGGGACAATCAAGAATGTTTTTGCCATTGGGGCCGGTCTTTGCGTGGGACTTAAAATCGGGGATAATGCTTTGGCTGCCTTGGTGACGCGCGGTCTGGCCGAGATGACTCGCATCGGTTCCCTCTACGGGGGAAACAAGGAGACGTTCATGGGGTTGTCCGGAATGGGCGATTTAGTTGTGACTTGTTACTCTTCCCATTCGCGCAACCAGCGCGTCGGACAGAGCCTGGCCCGTGGTATTTCTCTCCAGGAAACGCTGGATTCCCTGAAGATGGTGGCGGAAGGCGTGCCCAATACGCGTTCCATCTATGAGATGGCACGGGAAGTCGGGGCTAGAACTCCTTTGATTGACGCTGTCTATTCAGTTCTTTATGAAGGGAAAGCCCCTCTTTCTGCCTTAAATGAATTGATGAATCGTGACCCACGTCCGGAACATGATTAA
- the plsY gene encoding glycerol-3-phosphate 1-O-acyltransferase PlsY has product MIAFLYIIASYLIGAVPFGYLAGRIKGVDLREHGSHNIGATNAVRVLGKSLGFPVFVLDFMKGFLPVFCWAHFSSFLQGPGSSAWMSETVLVLVCLATIVGHTYTCYLQFKGGKGVATTAGVLMALSPQVFGIAIVVWLVVFLTTRYVSLASIVAAVAMVVSGLYCYGFFALGGLVWRPDAIVIIFLLLVAILVIAKHRSNISRLLKGTEPKAFSRK; this is encoded by the coding sequence GTGATCGCTTTTCTGTACATTATTGCTTCCTATCTGATTGGTGCCGTGCCGTTCGGTTATCTGGCCGGGCGCATCAAAGGAGTCGACCTGAGAGAACATGGATCGCATAATATTGGAGCGACAAATGCTGTGCGTGTCTTGGGTAAAAGTCTTGGATTCCCTGTGTTTGTATTGGACTTTATGAAGGGATTTCTCCCTGTATTTTGCTGGGCGCACTTTTCTTCATTCCTGCAGGGGCCCGGTTCCTCGGCCTGGATGTCGGAAACGGTGCTGGTGCTGGTTTGCCTGGCAACGATCGTGGGGCATACGTATACGTGTTACCTCCAGTTCAAGGGGGGTAAGGGAGTGGCGACGACGGCCGGTGTCCTGATGGCTCTGTCTCCCCAGGTGTTCGGCATTGCCATAGTCGTTTGGCTGGTTGTATTCCTGACGACGCGCTATGTATCCCTGGCGAGTATTGTGGCCGCTGTAGCCATGGTGGTGAGTGGTTTGTATTGCTATGGTTTTTTTGCATTGGGAGGGTTGGTCTGGAGGCCGGACGCCATTGTGATTATCTTTTTGCTGTTGGTGGCCATTTTGGTGATTGCCAAGCATCGGTCAAATATTTCGCGCCTGTTAAAAGGCACTGAACCAAAAGCATTTTCCCGGAAATAA
- a CDS encoding DEAD/DEAH box helicase: MSDVSSFSSLGICPEILEAIEVLGFETPSAIQERAIPAALNSSDIIGLSHTGSGKTLAFAIPALEMISTDVRGVQVLCLCPTRELAVQICREVDKLALFLDGVSAVPVYGGASFKPQLDALRRGVQFVVGTPGRIMDHMDSGALRLDNLKMLILDEADEMLDMGFLEDIDRIADAMPDKKQTLFFSATMSPQIRALASRFMTDPVEIAIERPTLTVPTIEQFYYEVVFSSRIELLSRLLDTGRVKMGLVFANTKRVVDDIVDGLMARGYAVDRLHGDMPQIMRERVMESFRRGNLKVLVATDIAARGLDVDDVDAVVNFELPRDPEDYVHRIGRTARAGRKGKAITFVGRRDFALLNRIERFIGTKLSCEPVMTAVEVEQLRTESLVDDVIEKLKPGSGLPEELREVEASAEDLVSALFELVKSKSHREVQPIPEDKPSRFSSRKSRGTEREDGEMPQKGDSWESNGESVTLFMNGGKMLGIRPKDIAGLFYNTVEMDRGAIGDIRMFPKHSLIEVDAAVAPKLLEALSTATICGYEVNVREDKGAPGPEREDRGRSHSRRPFAGGFRGGRGERFGNSRGGSRSGGYASDSERGGYRDRGSRSGGGFRSQRGRW, from the coding sequence ATGTCAGACGTATCCTCCTTTTCCTCCTTGGGCATTTGCCCTGAAATTCTTGAAGCTATTGAAGTTCTCGGTTTTGAGACTCCTTCTGCAATTCAGGAACGCGCTATTCCGGCGGCCTTGAACAGTTCCGATATCATCGGTCTTTCCCATACGGGATCCGGCAAGACGCTGGCTTTTGCCATTCCTGCTCTCGAAATGATCTCTACCGATGTACGAGGTGTCCAGGTTTTGTGCCTGTGCCCGACGCGTGAGCTTGCCGTTCAAATTTGCCGCGAGGTGGACAAGCTGGCCTTGTTTCTGGACGGGGTGTCCGCCGTTCCAGTTTACGGAGGTGCATCTTTCAAACCCCAGCTGGATGCCTTGCGCCGGGGAGTGCAGTTCGTTGTCGGTACGCCCGGTAGAATCATGGATCACATGGATTCCGGCGCACTGCGTCTGGATAACCTGAAGATGTTGATTCTGGATGAAGCGGACGAGATGCTGGACATGGGTTTTCTGGAAGACATTGACCGGATTGCCGATGCGATGCCGGACAAGAAGCAGACATTGTTCTTCTCTGCAACCATGTCCCCTCAGATCCGTGCTCTGGCGTCCCGGTTCATGACGGATCCGGTAGAAATTGCCATTGAGCGTCCGACGCTGACGGTGCCAACCATTGAGCAATTTTACTACGAGGTCGTGTTTTCATCCCGCATTGAGTTGTTGAGCCGCTTACTGGATACGGGCCGTGTGAAGATGGGACTCGTTTTTGCCAACACGAAGCGGGTGGTGGACGATATTGTAGACGGTTTAATGGCTCGCGGCTATGCGGTGGACCGCCTCCATGGGGATATGCCCCAGATTATGCGCGAACGCGTGATGGAGTCGTTCCGCCGAGGCAACCTGAAAGTGCTGGTGGCGACGGACATTGCCGCCCGAGGTCTGGACGTGGACGATGTGGATGCTGTGGTCAATTTTGAATTGCCTCGCGATCCGGAGGATTATGTGCATCGTATCGGTCGTACGGCTCGCGCCGGTCGCAAGGGCAAGGCTATTACTTTTGTCGGACGTCGTGATTTTGCTTTATTGAACCGCATTGAGCGCTTTATCGGTACGAAACTCTCTTGCGAGCCTGTAATGACTGCCGTTGAAGTGGAACAGTTGCGCACGGAGTCTCTCGTGGATGATGTGATCGAAAAATTGAAACCGGGGTCCGGGCTTCCGGAGGAATTGCGCGAAGTGGAAGCTTCCGCCGAGGATCTTGTGTCCGCCCTCTTCGAGCTGGTCAAGAGCAAATCCCATCGTGAGGTTCAGCCAATTCCGGAGGATAAGCCTTCCCGCTTCTCGTCGCGCAAGTCGCGAGGAACCGAACGCGAGGATGGTGAAATGCCCCAGAAGGGAGATTCCTGGGAAAGCAATGGAGAATCTGTCACCCTGTTTATGAATGGCGGCAAGATGCTGGGCATCCGCCCGAAGGATATTGCGGGGTTGTTTTACAATACGGTGGAAATGGACCGCGGCGCTATCGGGGATATTCGCATGTTCCCCAAACATTCCTTGATTGAAGTGGATGCGGCTGTTGCCCCCAAGTTGCTTGAAGCCCTGTCTACGGCGACGATTTGTGGTTACGAGGTCAATGTTCGCGAAGATAAAGGCGCTCCTGGACCGGAGCGAGAAGACCGGGGCAGAAGTCATTCTCGGCGTCCGTTTGCCGGAGGTTTCCGCGGTGGTCGTGGCGAGCGCTTTGGTAATTCGCGCGGCGGTTCGCGTAGCGGCGGTTACGCTTCCGATTCGGAGCGCGGCGGCTACCGTGACCGTGGCAGTCGCAGCGGTGGAGGATTCCGCAGCCAGCGAGGCCGTTGGTAA
- a CDS encoding HAD-IA family hydrolase, with protein sequence MTAFRQLYALFESGGLRSEEFISRGMEITNFQGSADEFSFRWCDIFAPIHPMHDFCAWMKERSVRLVLFSNTNPLHEEEIRKSAFYRFFDNAVYSYVVGEMKPGDGMYEYAVSGLKLDPAETLYVDDLVENILTGKVFGFRSYRFDPMRVEQNVEELKSIFGV encoded by the coding sequence ATGACGGCATTCAGACAATTGTATGCCTTGTTTGAATCGGGAGGGTTGCGGTCTGAAGAATTTATCAGCCGTGGTATGGAGATAACGAATTTCCAAGGCAGTGCGGATGAATTTTCCTTCCGGTGGTGCGATATTTTTGCTCCTATCCACCCGATGCATGATTTTTGTGCATGGATGAAGGAGCGTTCCGTCCGTCTGGTGCTTTTTTCCAATACGAACCCTTTGCATGAGGAAGAAATCCGGAAGAGTGCATTTTACAGGTTTTTTGACAATGCCGTGTATTCTTATGTCGTCGGAGAGATGAAGCCCGGTGACGGAATGTACGAATATGCAGTTTCCGGATTGAAACTGGATCCGGCAGAGACGTTGTATGTGGATGATCTGGTTGAGAATATTTTGACGGGGAAAGTCTTCGGATTCCGTTCCTACAGGTTCGATCCCATGCGGGTTGAACAAAATGTGGAGGAGTTGAAAAGTATTTTTGGTGTGTAA
- a CDS encoding DUF6268 family outer membrane beta-barrel protein: protein MCLPKRVLSIFTGLIFAACVAKGANYDSEYGYDTYQNTSPRYDESSAYGSAGGYDAYDYSSYDPSINDNSGGAGSSPKPLFPSQSYYELLGPMKAKNGSGNVHVTNWMTKFNLLNDKGNRFVFNMDAALRVTWIHGKEDADFDMDRLYTIWLSATAGYRLFGSTYLMAGLTPELSSDLDTWCSRDIYLGGHVLLRSKTSDSFDYSIGMAYAPQLGDSPLFPFFIMNWKVSPVWTFHFEGTRFSLMNNEGGVFSWGPFCSIMSGTWTVKHNRRYERFCWTSGIVGLATETKLGTWGRVHPKLVVDAGVSVYNSARFKTANGRNEISKKQMDPGFYIKAGLQFAY from the coding sequence ATGTGTCTTCCCAAGCGAGTATTGAGTATCTTTACAGGTCTGATTTTTGCTGCATGTGTTGCCAAGGGAGCTAACTATGATAGCGAGTATGGGTATGATACTTATCAGAATACATCCCCTCGGTATGATGAATCCTCGGCTTATGGCAGTGCGGGTGGGTATGATGCCTATGATTATTCATCCTATGATCCTTCGATCAATGATAATAGCGGCGGTGCGGGGAGTTCTCCCAAGCCTCTTTTCCCGTCACAGTCCTATTATGAGCTGCTGGGGCCGATGAAGGCGAAGAATGGTTCCGGGAATGTACATGTGACGAATTGGATGACGAAGTTCAATCTCTTGAACGACAAAGGTAACCGTTTTGTATTTAATATGGATGCTGCATTGCGCGTGACCTGGATTCATGGGAAAGAGGATGCTGATTTCGACATGGACCGCCTATATACTATCTGGCTTTCCGCGACGGCCGGATATCGTCTGTTTGGTTCGACTTATTTGATGGCAGGGCTAACCCCCGAACTATCTTCCGATCTGGATACATGGTGCAGTCGCGATATCTATTTGGGGGGACATGTGCTGTTACGAAGCAAAACGTCGGATTCATTCGATTATTCCATCGGGATGGCTTATGCTCCGCAGTTGGGGGATTCTCCTCTGTTTCCGTTTTTCATTATGAACTGGAAGGTGTCTCCCGTATGGACATTTCATTTCGAGGGTACCCGGTTTTCGTTGATGAATAATGAGGGTGGCGTTTTTTCCTGGGGTCCGTTTTGTTCGATTATGTCCGGTACCTGGACGGTGAAGCATAATCGGCGTTATGAACGTTTTTGCTGGACATCCGGCATTGTCGGACTTGCCACGGAGACGAAACTGGGAACTTGGGGGAGAGTCCATCCCAAGCTGGTGGTCGATGCGGGAGTTTCCGTGTATAATTCCGCCCGTTTTAAGACGGCGAACGGCAGGAACGAAATTTCGAAAAAGCAGATGGATCCCGGGTTTTATATCAAGGCGGGGTTGCAGTTTGCCTACTAA
- the phoU gene encoding phosphate signaling complex protein PhoU: MKEHFTHEINHLKDMVEQLAREVENSLKRALQAVDSLDCDSAHAVIDGDYAIDCNEIKIEEECLKILALYQPVATDLRTVITLLKVNNEIERVGDLAVNIARRVLHMAPRVEEVKDKFDFSSMADSARGMLRSSLMAMNDSNTLLAFETIRKDSVVDDFNRENVRKAEEMIARYPNQGGYYLNCVGISRVLERVADIATNICEDVIYLETGKIVRHSRDL; the protein is encoded by the coding sequence ATGAAAGAACATTTTACTCATGAAATCAACCACCTCAAGGATATGGTGGAACAATTGGCTCGCGAAGTGGAAAACTCCCTGAAACGCGCACTCCAGGCCGTTGACTCTTTGGATTGCGACTCGGCTCATGCGGTGATAGACGGAGACTATGCCATTGACTGCAACGAAATAAAAATCGAGGAAGAGTGCCTCAAAATCCTGGCTCTCTACCAGCCTGTAGCAACTGATTTGCGTACCGTGATTACCCTGTTGAAGGTCAATAACGAGATCGAACGCGTCGGCGATCTTGCCGTGAACATCGCCCGACGTGTTCTACACATGGCTCCCCGGGTGGAGGAAGTGAAAGACAAGTTCGATTTCAGCTCCATGGCGGATAGTGCCCGCGGCATGCTGCGGAGTTCTCTGATGGCGATGAACGACAGCAATACCCTGCTGGCGTTTGAAACCATCCGCAAGGATTCGGTGGTGGACGACTTTAACCGCGAAAACGTCCGTAAAGCCGAGGAAATGATTGCCCGCTATCCCAACCAGGGGGGCTATTATCTCAATTGCGTCGGTATTTCTCGCGTACTGGAACGTGTTGCCGACATCGCCACGAACATTTGCGAAGACGTTATTTACCTCGAAACGGGTAAAATTGTCCGGCACTCCCGGGATTTATAA